In the Arachis ipaensis cultivar K30076 chromosome B04, Araip1.1, whole genome shotgun sequence genome, tttgtttccaaatttttttttttataaaattgtccttaaggtttaacttagtttCAAAATCGTCCTTTAGACCTAAATACCATTTCtcttcttccccaaaatcaacTAGAAGTAAAACCAAAAGCAGAAGCAGATGCAGAAACAAAACTAGAACCAAAAGCAAATGCAATAACAATGAAATAATgtaataaacattaaaaaaaaaacagaactagaagaacaacaacaacaatgaataaTGGAattagaagaacaacaacaacaaaaaacagAAACAGAAGCAACCAGAAGCATCAACAAAtccacaaataaaaaaattcaacaatataATTAACAGAAGAAACAGAAGAATTGGAACCCTAAGAAGCACAGCGGTGAGGATGTGAAGCACAGGGTGAGTGACCGGCGAGCAGGACGAGGAGCAGTGGCGGCCGACGAGGAGCAGTGACGACCGGTGACCGAGCAAGGAAGAAGAGTAGAAACtataacaccctcactaccagaatCACACTTCCGGCCGCGGCACTCTTAttgcaagaagtattacgactactttatatacttaatattagaataggagcctttgactcgacATCGTATCGTTGATttctttgaaaataaaaaatcagtACTTTATCTAAAAAAAACAAGcaagcatagattcatatacaagacttcttacataataaccaataatataatatacatataaaacacacaactcctatccctcttacaaaaaattgtaataacaaagacgagggaagaaaaataATCTAATCAATACAACATCATATAAAATTAAAACGCAGTATAGCCCTTCGTAATGCTCTTCCATCCGATTCCTGGAAAGGTAAAGCTgcagggggtgagaacctaaccacacggtctcaccacggagtttcagaattgtcataTGAAGATAtgtaataagaaaactgttttcaagctcagtgattatcattgccttatgaatcttttgaaaattaataggcaatcgttcaaaaccttttcaaagaaacaatgtttaatctttcaaaaatccaaaacctttcctttcttataagaaaatctcaatcagaaaccaactacgcaatcaaacaacacaatcattaattcagcaccaaagttcattctcaaatgtagcatatcaggacaaacacaggcaagacagacaaggaaagcacaggttTAGGTAGCAATTATAgaaaatagttcaagtagcagttaagaacagtttagcaattaggcaaaccaaaacaagttcaaacccaagcaaaacatacaaatgcatatgatgcatgcgtgtcctatggctgatgagactCATCTGTTAGTTATCcaaccaacccgacaagtccaaaaaccttagactgtcccctgacgtgcatccccaagagtctatgcatagctttttctcaaataatcaatatttctcAATGGAGgttacattcccgggaatttatagtgTCCGATCACACTTACGGCGTAGGGTCAACAAAGTATTGAGTCTCCACCTGaagcaagtggtggcaagccactatGTCTACCCAGAAAAATtcgtgtctcagataattcaaattcataagccatgtgaataattcaaagatcatatcttaacattctcaacatcatcataattcatcaatccaaatctcatttccaaattcattcaaaaatcatatttcaaagataatcctcatcatccttctttccattccgttcaTTAACAATCCctattcaaaacataattctttctttttaaataaatcaatcttaaaacatataatgtttaaaaccaaatctttttaaataattacttcaaatgaaacttccaattttataaaatttcggcagcatctcttcTAAAATTTGGACTCTGCCACCTTTTTCGGgttccatccaaacatttctcaaaccttttatcgaccatttccaaatctcaatcatttttcaaaattcaactagttccaatatcaaattattttcaaatcaaaccaatcccaataataaaactctttttaaaatcaaaccagctcaaatattaaaacatttataaaatcagactaactcaaaatcaaaccgcttccagaatcaatttattttcgtatctcaaattattttcaaaatcgaTCCATTTACATTACTAAACAACTTTGAAaccaataaaaatcacttttcataataaccaagtaaataacttttcaaacaaatTTCTTATTAACAACTGTACACCACTCAAGTAATCAAGTAACCAATAATTCAATctaacaaaccatcacatccacaagacgaatataatcacagaagtatgtctttttgcatcaatatctatttataacaactctgtaatataaaatagGTTTTAAGAAAAATTCCTACCTCGATTAGTCGCAAGTTGCATAATTAAACCCATTAAATCCTTATTCTCATGTTAATCGGCAGCAACTGCAGAAATTCCGACAATCACATATCTGACATAATTTAGAATTAACACGGAATGGATAGCGATATTAGAACATAATTGATAATAGAGTATTGCGATAAACAAGAACGGAACCGAATAATCTCACCATGATAAACAGAATAGAACGACACAGAAATAGCTTCCAAATTGACCGGACAGCCGCTCTGATAGCGGCCGGAAGCTCTGATGGTTCAGCAACAACCTTAATTTTGACATGAAGTCATCGGAACTCAACCCTATGACACCAACAGCTCAGAATCTCTAACAACTTATACCAGAATGCTAATTTCAAAGATTCCGGAAATAAAAATGCTTACCAAGAGGATGGCAGCTTCGACATTCGGGAGAACAAAACTCGGCATAGACAAACCAGAGCCGGAACCCAAATTGGAGTGAAATAGGGTTTGGTAGCTGCAGCCTGTAGGGGCGTCCTGTAACGGCTGTAGCCGCAATTTTCCTGCGCCGTTCAGTGAGCAGGGCAGAACAACAACTTCCACCACTGTCACCTCCCCTCCTCCGATGACAAATTCCTACAGCGCAGACGGCCAAGCTCCGCTCCAATGGCGGCAGATCTGAAGACGATGACACGCAGTGGTTGCAGCAGCGTTCAAGCTTCAGCAACGACGTGGATGGACCCTCGACGGCCATGGTTGCTCTACGCGGAGCTGACGGTGTGAACGGCGGCGACGGCACGGTGGTGGTTACAGAATCGACCCCTCTTCTCTCGCGCGTCTCTCCTTTGCGACAGCGCAGTTGGAAGCAGCAAAGACAAACGGCGGCGATGGGTTGACGGGCTTCCTCTCGCCGATGCTCTCTGCCTCGGTTCTGGTGAGCGCGACGACGATGACGACCAGACAGCGGCTACGTGGCTATGGCGGCAACGGCGAGGACCCTCCCAGCGGCGGTTCTGGCCCAGCGGCGCCTCCCttggatctctctctctctcttccgtttctcccttctctctctacatGTGCATGTATGCTATGTTCTTGTTTGGGTTTTGGGGAAAAAGGAAAGCCTGAAGGATGGCGGTGATGAGTTGCGGTGGCTAGATTATGGTTTCTGaattaatttgggaattaggaaTTTTGGGTAAATTgaaatttggtaattttaattaaattagggcATAGAGTAttaaataaaaatctaatttaatttctTAAAATTACTTTGAAAATATTATTTGGTTATCAATTTGCTAATTTTCTTTTAAATcaagtattctaatttaaaattagagatattataattaattttctttgtttataaaaattaaaatattaaattctaaaattcaattattCAAACTAAATCAtacaaaattcttatttttttacAACTATTAAGCTCTATAATTTAAATACAGAAAATTATCCAatattataagattaagtaaaatttctcatttaattatcaaaacttaatttaattacttttaataaaataattttttaaaaaaataaagtctttaataaataaataaattgaaattaactcataataatatttttcgaaaattctgggtcttacagaaACGGCAAGCGGCGTGCGACATCCACCCTCGCAGAGTTGTTGGCGTCGACGTCGAGCGAGGAAAAGGAGCAGCGACATCCAGCGACAAGGAGCAGCGGCGGCAAATTCCCTTCCCCACCTTcccttctccctcttcttcccTAAAAGCCCCcagcgtacgcgtcgattgaagTATGGCGCGATCACGCGCATGCgttgtccatgcgtgcgcgtcagcgtcagcttctcaaatctccattttcttgtgtttcttccacttttgcatgcttcttttccatcttctaagccatttatgccctgtaaaacctgaaaacactcagcaaacatatcacggcatcgaatggtaataagagatgattaaaattagcaaatttaaggtcaaagaagcatgttttcaatcatagtacaaaattaggaaggaaaatgtaaaacatgcgaattatatgaataagtgtgagaataataggtaaaatccactaaattaagcacaagataaatcctaaaaatggggtttttcttttatttattttatatttttttagttagaggtaatttggtaataaaaattaaaattttagtaaaaattaaaggaccattttaaaattaagttgaatcttagggacgattttgtaagTAAAAAAAGGTTGaggacaaaaaaaaatttcaatcccTACNNNNNNNNNNNNNNNNNNNNNNNNNNNNNNNNNNNNNNNNNNNNNNNNNNNNNNNNNNNNNNNNNNNNNNNNNNNNNNNNNNNNNNNNNNNNNNNNNNNNNNNNNNNNNNNNNNNNNNNNNNNNNNNNNNNNNNNNNNNNNNNNNNNNNNNNNNNNNNNNNNNNNNNNNNNNNNNNNNNNNNNNNNNNNNNNNNNNNNNNNNNNNNNNNNNNNNNNNNNNNNNNNNNNNNNNNNNNNNNNNNNNNNNNNNNNNNNNNNNNNNNNNNNNNNNNNNNNNNNNNNNNNNNNNNNNNNNNNNNNNNNNNNNNNNNNNNNNNTAAAATTCAATTATTCAAACTAAATCAtacaaaattcttatttttttacAACTATTAAGCTCTATAATTTAAATACAGAAAATTATCCAatattataagattaagtaaaatttctcatttaattatcaaaacttaatttaattacttttaataaaataattttttaaaaaaataaagtctttaataaatatataaattgaaattaactcataataatatttttcgaaaattctgggtcttacagaaACGGCAAGCGGCGTGCGACATCCACCCTCGCAGAGTTGTTGGCGTCGACGTCGAGCGAGGAAAAGGAGCAGCGACATCCAGCGACAAGGAGCAGCGGCGGCAAATTCCCTTCCCCACCTTcccttctccctcttcttcccTAAAAGCCCCcagcgtacgcgtcgattgaagTATGGCGCGATCACGCGCATGCgttgtccatgcgtgcgcgtcagcgtcagcttctcaaatctccattttcttgtgtttcttccacttttgcatgcttcttttccatcttctaagccatttatgccctgtaaaacctgaaaacactcagcaaacatatcacggcatcgaatggtaataagagatgattaaaattagcaaatttaaggtcaaagaagcatgttttcaatcatagtacaaaattaggaaggaaaatgtaaaacatgcgaattatatgaataagtgtgagaataataggtaaaatccactaaattaagcacaagataaatcctaaaaatggggtttttcttttatttattttatatttttttagttagaggtaatttggtaataaaaattaaaattttagtaaaaattaaaggaccattttaaaattaagttgaatcttagggacgattttgtaagTAAAAAAAGGTTGaggacaaaaaaaaatttcaatcccTACCTCCTTAAGAactaaaatcatacttaaccctatttattattattatttttatatttttttatcaaaaataatacaaaatacattaattaatattttaaaacataatatttatattcatattttatttgttagacataattttatatttatatatctttATCTCAATATTCCATACAAACGTAGTGTACAGTAGAACAAGTACtcaattcttttaatttattcattatttATGGTTAGCTATCGAAATAATCTCTAAAAAATTTTAGTATTgacaaaaaaaaagtgaaaacacAATTCGGAAAAAATATAGGGTGTTTGTTAATTAAAATATCTAATCATGAATAAATTGTTAAAAAacattttaaaagaagaaaaaacaaaaactcCTAAAACAAATATAGCATGTTAAAATAGTTTAATCACAAACATTATGTAAAGAAATTATTACTCCTTAAGTTCATTACTTAATATCTTAATTAAAAAGCTGATAATTGGAATCATATCTTAAATCAGCATACAATATTATACAACCACATAAAATGGTGTCACCTGCTGTATGTATGTAGTGTAAAACAATACGTATACATTTCCATGAACCATTTAAAATACAGATAAAGGCtaacaataatatataatagggGCCACGAAGTGTATGAACTTTTAAAGTGACAGAATTTGCAAGTGATGATGCTCCCTTTTATCAATAGCCTTTTTAAAATGGTAGGCACACCTGATTATAGTCAAAGTCATAGACTCATCATTGTGCATATATAATCATTCAGTTTACACCCCaattactatttaatattataatagAATATAAAATTTTACATTCCAATTGAGTGGTTGTCATGATTCTGAATATTATAACTAATAGTTCATGATACACATTATGTAGTGTATGTAATTCTTTTNNNNNNNNNNNNNNNNNNNNNNNNNNNNNNNNNNNNNNNNNNNNNNNNNNNNNNNNNNNNNNNNNNNNNNNNNNNNNNNNNNNNNNNNNNTCGTCAATACATTTTTTATTATGGAAAATTTGTGTTCCACAATTCTAATAAAGAAAGATATAAATTAAACTAACTCACTATAATATCTAATTTATCTCAAAAAATATATCATTTCAATAAAATTACTCAAAATATTTGACAAAATTAACCCACTCATTTTTTATAGTTTTATCGAATTAATCTAATGTTTAATGATATACATCGAGTAAATTACATCTCTCGAGGTTAAAATCATTacaaataacaacaataataactaAGTGGAATCGGTTACATAAATCAAACGATGTGTCATTGTACTTTATTATGTATCATGTCTATAAAAAGATCAtttacatgtagatcttgtttgacCACTTCATGGATGGTTTTCTTAGGTCTTTTTCTGTCTTTCACCCCTTATCCATTTTCCATCTCATCCATCCTCTTGATTAGGTGTTCTGTCGGTCtttttctcacatgtccaaaccacttgagacgcgattcaactATCTTTTTCACAATGGATGCTACTccactctctcccttatatcttcgttccttattttatccaatcgcgtatgactactcatccatctcaacatcttcatttcTGCCAGCTTAATATCgttaatgttaaaattttttatattaaaagatAGTAGCTTATTCTTTATTATCTATATCTTTAATGACACATTTCTCCAATTAATTGACAATAAAATtagtaactaaaaaaattaaaactttataANNNNNNNNNNNNNNNNNNNNNNNNNNNNNNNNNNNNNNNNNNNNNNNNNNNNNNNNNNNNNNNNNNNNNNNNNNNNNNNNNNNNNNNNNNNNNNNNNNNNNNNNNNNNNNNNNNNNNNNNNNNNNNNNNNNNNNNNNNNNNNNNNNNNNNNNNNNNNNNNNNNNNNNNNNNNNNAATATATAAACCTAACTTCTGTATACATTCATGAGTCTTGTGCTTTCTTTAGCTTCTTCTCCTTCATCATCTCTGAAGTAAGATTATTTAGCCAAGTCTTAATAATTTTTTCACAGGTGATGATGACCTAACTAAATTTGATTGCCAATTAAAGATATAGTAGCAAGAATAATGTCTACGTATGTTGAAATTCCTATCTTAGACATATCACAACCTTTGCAACCTTCTTCACTGTCCTCTCTCACCAAAGCAGCCAAAGAG is a window encoding:
- the LOC107638065 gene encoding uncharacterized protein LOC107638065 isoform X3 — encoded protein: MAVEGPSTSLLKLERCCNHCVSSSSDLPPLERSLAVCAVGICHRRRGGDSGGSCCSALLTERRRKIAATAVTGRPYRLQLPNPISLQFGFRLWFVYAEFCSPECRSCHPLGLSSDDFMSKLRLLLNHQSFRPLSERLSGQFGSYFCVVLFCLS
- the LOC107638065 gene encoding uncharacterized protein LOC107638065 isoform X5 — translated: MAVEGPSTSLLKLERCCNHCVSSSSDLPPLERSLAVCAVGICHRRRGGDSGGSCCSALLTERRRKIAATAVTGRPYRLQLPNPISLQFGFRLWFVYAEFCSPECRSCHPLDM
- the LOC107638065 gene encoding uncharacterized protein LOC107638065 isoform X1; translation: MAVEGPSTSLLKLERCCNHCVSSSSDLPPLERSLAVCAVGICHRRRGGDSGGSCCSALLTERRRKIAATAVTGRPYRLQLPNPISLQFGFRLWFVYAEFCSPECRSCHPLGLSSDDFMSKLRLLLNHQSFRPLSERLSGQFGSYFCVVLFCLSW
- the LOC107638065 gene encoding uncharacterized protein LOC107638065 isoform X4 — translated: MAVEGPSTSLLKLERCCNHCVSSSSDLPPLERSLAVCAVGICHRRRGGDSGGSCCSALLTERRRKIAATAVTGRPYRLQLPNPISLQFGFRLWFVYAEFCSPECRSCHPLGLSSDDFMSKLRLLLNHQSFRPLSERLSGQFGSYFCVVLFCLS